Part of the Syntrophorhabdus sp. genome is shown below.
AAGACCTTTGCTTCGCAGTGGTTGATGATGTATTCCATCTCCGGGGCGGCAAGCCTGAACATGAGGGGCACGCACAGGAATCCGCCTTTTGCCGCGGCCGCGTAGAACTCCAGCCACTCGACACAGTTGTATCCGAGGACTGCGAAACGGTCGCCTTTCTTCATTCCCAGATCAGCAAGGGCATTCGCAAGTCTGCAGGCCCTTTCATTCCACTGCTTGAAGGTGTAGGCCTTGTAAAGGTCCTTGATGCCCACCTTGTCGGGCCACTTAAACGCATTCACCCTCAACACATCCTTAGCCGTCATCCAATGACCGTTCTTCATAACAAAACCCTCCTTAGTGTGATTGATGAAAATCCCGTTATGCAGCCCTGCCGACAGATCAGCGGGGCGTCGTGCTCACAAGCAGGCAGTGCGTACGGCACTGCAACAACATACAATCCAGGAATGAATATGGAATCGTGCTGTCAGAACAAAGATCAGCTATTGAAATAACGCCCCTACCGCTTCTCACGTAACCCCTTAACCCAAATAAAACCTTGTACACCATCTTTTACCCTACACGGGTTTTTTTTGCAATACTAAAATGCCGCCACTTCCCGGAACAGCGCAATAAATCACCCCCTGCGATTCCCGACCGACCGCTGTCTACCGGCAAAGGCTATAGGACCAATAGGAAACAGGACCTATTCGACCTATACGACCCATAGGACACTAATAGGACCAATAGGATTCATTGAATGCAATTGCCCGCAATCGGCCCGTCCTACAGGTTCTAAGCGTCCTATAAGTCCAATATGTCCCATAGGTCCTATTCTCCTATAGGTCCTATCCTGTCCTCTCGGTCCTATCCCTCAACGCCAAAAAAACGGGGACCGAAGTCCCCGTTTTTTCATTCAGTTGTGAAGGATCCTACTGCTGGTCTCCCCACTTGCCGTAACGCTCGCGGAGGATCCTGTGGAGGATCTTGCCGGCGCCTGATCTCGGCATCTCTTCGTCGGGGATGATGTAAATGTTCTTCGGAACCTTGAAGCCCGCGATCTTGCCTTTGCACCACTCGGTGACTTCCTTCGGCTCCATCTTCTTGCCTTCGTGGAGGACGACGACTGCCGTTACCTGTTCGCCCCATTTCTCGTGGGGAATGCCGATGACGGCAACGTCCTTGACATCGGGGTGTGAACCCACGCAGTTCTCGACTTCCGACGGGAAAACGTTCTCGCCACCGGAGATGATCATGTTGGCCTTCCTGTCAACGAGATAGTAGTAGCCTTCCTCATCGCGGTAACCCATGTCGCCGGCGCTGAAGTACTGCCCCTTCATCGCGTTCTTCGTCTTTTCGGGGTCCTTCCAGTAGGACTCGAAGATCATCGGGCTGCGGGAGTAGATCTCGCCGATCTTGTTCGGTTCGGTGATGAGCTTGCCGTCTTCGTCGTAGATCTCAAGGATATCGGTCCCAATGGCCTCGCGACCGATGGAGCCGAGCTTCTTCATCTGCTCTTCCGGTTTCAGGATCGTCACGCAGCCGGCTTCGGTGGATCCGTATGCCTCGAAGAGTCTCGAGTTCGGGAACATCGCGAGGATACCCTGCTTCGTGTCGCGCCGTG
Proteins encoded:
- a CDS encoding AMP-binding protein — translated: MKNGHWMTAKDVLRVNAFKWPDKVGIKDLYKAYTFKQWNERACRLANALADLGMKKGDRFAVLGYNCVEWLEFYAAAAKGGFLCVPLMFRLAAPEMEYIINHCEAKV